In Microbacterium lushaniae, the following are encoded in one genomic region:
- a CDS encoding sugar O-acetyltransferase — MSFIELLTALNAGETITGGSPAHATMIETSQEALRIAGELNTGYHEPAEVRELLAQLIARPVDESVTLFHPFTADFGKNISLGKRIFINSGCRFQDQGGIAIGDDCLIGHNAVIATLQHDIHPARRGDLIPSPVVIGRNVWLGANVTVLPGVTIGDDAVIGAGSVVTKDIPAASIAVGSPARVVRMISE; from the coding sequence ATGTCTTTCATCGAGCTTCTCACCGCCCTCAACGCAGGCGAGACCATCACCGGCGGCTCGCCCGCCCATGCCACGATGATCGAAACCAGCCAGGAAGCCCTCCGTATCGCCGGCGAGCTCAACACGGGATACCACGAACCCGCGGAGGTACGGGAACTCCTCGCACAGCTGATCGCGCGCCCCGTCGACGAGTCCGTCACGCTTTTCCATCCCTTCACCGCGGACTTCGGCAAGAACATCTCGCTCGGTAAGCGCATCTTCATCAACTCCGGCTGCCGGTTCCAGGATCAAGGTGGGATCGCGATCGGTGACGATTGCCTCATCGGCCACAACGCCGTGATCGCCACCCTTCAGCACGACATCCACCCCGCGCGACGCGGCGACCTCATTCCCTCACCGGTGGTCATCGGCCGCAACGTATGGCTCGGCGCGAACGTCACGGTGCTGCCCGGAGTCACCATCGGCGACGACGCCGTCATCGGCGCCGGATCTGTCGTCACGAAGGACATCCCCGCCGCATCCATCGCCGTGGGCTCGCCAGCGCGCGTCGTGCGCATGATCAGCGAGTAG
- a CDS encoding serine hydrolase domain-containing protein: MFASHELEQKLTELITKHNVPGAQLAVLDGDAVTEVAAGVLSTRTGLATTPDALFLPGSIGKLYTATLVMMLVEEGTLDLDTPIRTYLPGFEVADPRARDTVTPRDLLTHTSGFDGDHFTDTGRGDDALAAYVAGCAELPQIAAPGEIWSYSNSGYSILGRIVEVQMGMTFEQALQERIFAPLALEHTVSFAEDAIVHPAAVGHIPDPDDPESQIVSPTWGLWRAFGPMGSAVVASAGDVLEFVRLHLDGGVAPDGTRLLDAGLAASMLEQQVELVDDSVLGKGWGLGWILDQWGDVTVIGHDGNSIGQNAFMRVAPEQRFGFCLQTNVESALNMYRELADWLFGRRLGVGPRPDPATVEDSRVAATDRYVGTYAREGLSLQVSADVEGRLLATVTPSHGVAQDQGWPPMVDLPLQPVTREDSFLLDLPISDAALLAVFFNPADADGLPTYLHFGGRAHRRVDTGS; the protein is encoded by the coding sequence ATGTTCGCGTCACACGAGCTGGAGCAGAAGCTCACCGAGCTGATCACGAAGCACAACGTTCCCGGCGCCCAGCTGGCCGTCCTGGACGGCGACGCGGTGACCGAGGTCGCCGCCGGCGTGCTGAGCACGCGTACGGGTCTGGCCACGACACCGGATGCGCTCTTCCTCCCCGGCTCCATCGGCAAGCTCTACACCGCGACGCTGGTCATGATGCTGGTCGAGGAGGGCACGCTCGACCTGGACACCCCGATCCGCACCTACCTGCCCGGCTTCGAAGTCGCCGACCCGCGAGCCCGCGACACGGTGACCCCGCGCGACCTCCTGACCCACACGAGCGGTTTCGACGGCGACCACTTCACCGATACCGGACGTGGCGACGACGCGCTCGCCGCCTATGTCGCCGGATGCGCCGAGCTGCCGCAGATCGCGGCGCCCGGCGAGATCTGGAGCTACAGCAACAGTGGGTATTCCATTCTCGGGCGGATCGTCGAGGTCCAGATGGGGATGACCTTCGAGCAGGCGCTGCAGGAGCGCATCTTCGCGCCGCTCGCACTCGAGCACACCGTGTCCTTCGCCGAGGACGCGATCGTCCACCCCGCCGCCGTGGGGCACATCCCCGACCCCGACGACCCCGAGTCGCAGATCGTGAGCCCGACATGGGGCCTGTGGCGCGCGTTCGGGCCGATGGGGTCGGCCGTCGTGGCATCCGCCGGCGATGTGCTCGAGTTCGTGAGGCTGCACCTCGACGGCGGGGTGGCGCCGGATGGCACCCGGCTGCTGGACGCGGGACTGGCTGCGAGCATGCTCGAGCAGCAGGTGGAACTGGTCGATGACTCGGTGCTCGGGAAGGGCTGGGGCCTGGGCTGGATCCTGGATCAGTGGGGTGATGTCACCGTCATCGGCCACGACGGCAACTCCATCGGGCAGAACGCCTTCATGCGGGTCGCTCCCGAGCAGCGGTTCGGTTTCTGCCTGCAGACCAACGTGGAAAGCGCGCTGAACATGTACCGGGAGCTGGCCGATTGGCTCTTCGGGCGACGGCTCGGGGTGGGGCCGCGACCGGACCCCGCGACCGTCGAAGACTCGCGCGTGGCGGCGACGGATCGTTACGTCGGCACCTACGCGCGCGAAGGGCTGAGCCTGCAGGTCTCGGCCGACGTGGAGGGGCGTCTGCTGGCCACCGTGACGCCCTCGCACGGGGTGGCTCAGGACCAGGGCTGGCCGCCGATGGTGGATCTGCCCCTGCAGCCGGTCACGCGGGAGGACTCGTTCCTGCTGGACCTCCCCATCTCCGACGCCGCCCTGCTCGCCGTGTTCTTCAATCCGGCCGATGCCGACGGTCTCCCCACCTACCTCCACTTCGGGGGACGGGCCCACCGACGCGTGGACACGGGGAGCTGA
- a CDS encoding TetR family transcriptional regulator — protein sequence MAGLTRKRILDCAVAMADRDGLDAVTLRRIAADLGVHVTSLYNHVETRDAITDGIVDVLLDQAHLPVTPVDWEEWVRTFFAAMSDLATRHPGAFAALSRRPVQGARAAASFEVAMAAFARAGLSAGDAYSAVKAAVFATLGVGAERSMSARDELPETVMEDLPLESFPQFHALQDHDPTLAWSFSLETLVAGLRAQIAERASAGG from the coding sequence GTGGCGGGGCTGACGCGAAAACGGATCCTGGACTGCGCGGTCGCCATGGCCGACCGCGACGGTCTGGATGCGGTGACCCTGCGCCGGATCGCCGCCGACCTGGGCGTTCACGTCACCTCCCTCTACAACCACGTGGAGACGCGGGACGCCATCACCGACGGGATCGTCGACGTCCTGCTCGACCAAGCGCATCTCCCCGTGACCCCCGTGGACTGGGAGGAGTGGGTCCGCACCTTCTTCGCGGCGATGAGCGATCTGGCCACGCGGCACCCCGGCGCCTTCGCCGCCCTTTCGCGCCGACCCGTGCAGGGTGCTCGCGCCGCCGCCTCGTTCGAGGTCGCCATGGCCGCGTTCGCCCGAGCGGGACTGTCAGCCGGCGACGCCTACAGCGCCGTGAAGGCAGCGGTTTTCGCCACGCTCGGGGTGGGCGCCGAGCGCAGCATGAGCGCCAGGGACGAGCTCCCGGAGACGGTCATGGAAGATCTCCCACTCGAGAGCTTTCCGCAGTTCCACGCCCTCCAGGATCACGACCCCACCCTGGCGTGGTCGTTCAGCCTCGAGACCCTGGTCGCGGGGCTGCGGGCGCAGATCGCGGAGCGGGCGAGCGCCGGCGGATAG
- a CDS encoding NADPH-dependent F420 reductase gives MTTIAVLGAGQAGSTFARVAIAAGYDIVIANSRGPQTLKDLVAQLGPRARAATAADAAAEGDFAFAAFRYAPHDSLPVEELAGKVVLDNNNYMIWRDGNHPEVDSGLKTVHELRQEQLPTSKVAKAFSHIQFHPRFQIRVPSDALPALIRLARPAGAPDRTALVVSSDHPDAVGLVTGLYDELGFDAVDNSPLSESWRSAPGTPMWRHIVDGQSREELIRNLQRAARHTPAG, from the coding sequence ATGACCACCATCGCTGTCCTCGGCGCCGGCCAGGCGGGAAGCACCTTCGCCCGCGTGGCCATCGCAGCGGGGTACGACATCGTCATCGCCAACTCACGGGGTCCACAGACGCTGAAGGACCTGGTCGCGCAGCTCGGACCTCGGGCGCGCGCGGCGACGGCGGCGGATGCGGCGGCGGAGGGCGACTTCGCGTTCGCCGCGTTCCGGTATGCCCCGCACGACAGCCTGCCGGTCGAGGAGCTCGCCGGAAAGGTCGTCCTCGACAACAACAACTACATGATCTGGCGCGACGGCAACCATCCCGAGGTGGACTCCGGCCTGAAGACGGTGCACGAACTGCGGCAGGAGCAGCTGCCCACGTCCAAGGTCGCGAAGGCGTTCTCGCACATCCAGTTCCACCCGCGCTTCCAGATCCGCGTTCCCAGCGACGCGCTGCCCGCGCTGATCCGGCTCGCCCGGCCGGCGGGCGCGCCCGATCGCACGGCGCTCGTCGTCTCCAGCGACCACCCCGATGCGGTCGGACTCGTCACCGGCTTGTATGACGAGCTCGGCTTCGACGCGGTCGACAACAGTCCGCTGAGTGAATCGTGGCGCAGTGCGCCCGGCACGCCCATGTGGCGCCACATCGTCGACGGACAGAGCCGGGAGGAGCTCATCCGCAATCTTCAGCGCGCTGCGCGTCACACGCCCGCTGGTTGA
- a CDS encoding capsular polysaccharide synthesis protein, translated as MAHIVRPATGSDGTSPSFLAGLAAQLSRVEKFKDAVDPAAVRRGSRVVTEFFRRRTDELRQAAGLPAGPGSSAVGRRLAAEEGARARDVPLPVYSYWNTGVDDAPDIVRACVTQLQRLHVDVRMLDAVSVRRLIDIPPRIQSVLERDHPAHFADYVRVALLERHGGIWVDATCWVPRPLGDVIRPLLGAGVLYPRWATGQIGNWFIASTPGSLVIRLQRAALEMWWAERDDLPDYFLYHRIFEALRALIPEFRGQWAEAAHLSSAASHVLQLSMMQPWSPEVAGVIDDISIVQKLSYKYDPASVPGDSILQHLLTTRRLT; from the coding sequence CCCCGCCACAGGGTCGGATGGCACCTCCCCGTCGTTCCTCGCCGGACTCGCGGCACAGCTCTCCCGCGTGGAGAAGTTCAAGGATGCCGTGGACCCGGCCGCGGTGCGGCGGGGGAGCCGCGTCGTCACCGAGTTCTTCCGCCGGCGCACGGACGAGCTCCGTCAAGCCGCCGGCCTGCCGGCAGGACCCGGAAGCTCCGCCGTGGGCAGGCGCCTCGCCGCCGAAGAAGGCGCCCGTGCGCGCGACGTGCCGCTTCCGGTGTACTCCTACTGGAACACCGGTGTGGACGATGCTCCCGATATCGTCCGCGCGTGCGTCACGCAGCTCCAGCGGCTGCACGTCGACGTGCGGATGCTGGATGCGGTCAGCGTGCGTCGGCTGATCGACATCCCCCCGCGCATCCAGTCCGTGCTCGAGCGCGACCATCCCGCCCATTTCGCCGACTACGTGCGGGTGGCGCTCCTGGAACGCCACGGCGGGATCTGGGTCGATGCGACCTGCTGGGTGCCTCGTCCCCTCGGCGACGTCATCCGTCCGCTCCTGGGCGCCGGCGTGCTGTACCCGCGCTGGGCGACGGGACAGATCGGCAACTGGTTCATCGCATCCACCCCCGGCTCACTCGTCATCCGGCTGCAGCGCGCCGCGCTGGAGATGTGGTGGGCGGAGCGCGATGACCTGCCCGACTACTTCCTCTACCACCGGATCTTCGAGGCCCTGCGCGCCCTGATCCCCGAGTTCCGGGGGCAGTGGGCCGAGGCCGCCCACCTCTCCAGTGCGGCCAGCCATGTGCTGCAGTTGAGCATGATGCAGCCCTGGTCTCCCGAGGTGGCAGGAGTGATCGACGACATCTCGATCGTGCAGAAGCTCAGCTACAAATACGATCCGGCATCCGTCCCGGGCGACTCCATCCTCCAGCACCTTCTCACGACGCGCCGCCTGACGTGA
- a CDS encoding TetR/AcrR family transcriptional regulator has protein sequence MSRSPGAAVGRPREFDTDDALDNAMRTFWQRGYEGSSLTDLTGAMGITKTSMYAAFGNKEQLFRKALDRYLQGPSAYEMEALREPTARAVAEGFLRGVLDTTTRPDSPQGCLTVQGALAASDGARPAHEILLKVRSEAGDRLAERFQRAVDEGDLPADADADGLARYIMTVVFGLAVQAANGVAREDLDRVVDATLHAWPM, from the coding sequence ATGTCGAGGTCACCAGGAGCCGCGGTCGGCCGCCCGAGAGAATTCGACACGGATGACGCGCTGGACAACGCGATGAGGACGTTCTGGCAGCGGGGTTACGAGGGATCGAGCCTGACGGATCTCACCGGCGCCATGGGCATCACCAAGACCAGCATGTACGCGGCGTTCGGCAACAAAGAGCAGCTCTTCCGAAAGGCGTTGGACCGATACCTCCAAGGGCCCTCCGCCTACGAGATGGAGGCGCTGCGGGAGCCGACCGCGCGGGCGGTCGCGGAGGGGTTCCTTCGCGGGGTTCTCGATACGACGACCCGCCCCGACAGTCCGCAGGGATGCCTGACGGTGCAGGGCGCGCTGGCGGCCAGTGACGGCGCACGGCCCGCGCATGAGATTCTCCTGAAGGTGCGAAGCGAAGCGGGGGACCGTCTCGCGGAGCGATTCCAGCGTGCCGTCGACGAGGGCGACCTCCCCGCGGACGCCGACGCCGACGGGCTGGCCCGGTACATCATGACCGTGGTGTTCGGCCTCGCCGTCCAGGCGGCCAACGGGGTCGCCCGTGAGGATCTCGACCGAGTAGTCGATGCGACGCTTCACGCGTGGCCGATGTAG